From a single Microbacterium terrisoli genomic region:
- a CDS encoding BglII/BstYI family type II restriction endonuclease — protein MTRSYDNPDVIPPGIRSRYQWAESGNAAAILNAVARVEFAELLQVLDDFELHPNEWLRAGGNKGDLTAALDQRFRALGWEETRIDFEVRGYLHTDFHAQGVRTEGRHIEEVPALYARGYRVDNYKGRMIVDIEWNAKDGNLDRDLSAYRSWHENALIDGAVIITKDRGNLRGLAERLWMEYQQTLPPDQQNPKLPIDLKTSTTTTLANAEDRLLRGGSGTCPVLLVGVSASSWDGSPFTGG, from the coding sequence ATGACGCGTAGTTACGACAACCCGGATGTCATTCCGCCGGGTATCCGCTCTCGGTACCAGTGGGCGGAAAGTGGGAACGCGGCGGCCATCCTGAACGCCGTGGCTCGGGTCGAGTTCGCGGAGCTCCTCCAGGTGCTAGACGACTTCGAACTGCACCCGAACGAGTGGCTCCGCGCGGGCGGCAACAAGGGCGACCTCACCGCCGCGTTGGATCAGCGCTTTCGCGCCCTGGGCTGGGAGGAGACTCGCATCGATTTCGAGGTCAGGGGCTACCTTCACACTGACTTCCACGCCCAGGGTGTGCGTACCGAGGGACGCCATATCGAGGAGGTCCCAGCTCTCTATGCGAGAGGCTACCGAGTCGACAACTACAAGGGGCGAATGATCGTCGATATCGAGTGGAACGCCAAGGACGGTAATCTCGACCGTGACCTGTCGGCCTATCGCTCCTGGCACGAGAACGCACTGATCGATGGCGCGGTCATTATCACGAAGGACCGCGGCAATCTTCGGGGTCTCGCTGAGCGGCTGTGGATGGAGTATCAGCAGACCCTGCCGCCCGACCAACAGAATCCGAAGCTGCCGATCGACCTCAAGACGAGCACAACTACCACGCTGGCCAACGCTGAGGATCGACTGCTCAGGGGTGGGTCAGGAACGTGCCCCGTGCTGCTCGTCGGCGTGTCGGCAAGCAGCTGGGACGGCTCGCCGTTCACCGGAGGGTAG
- a CDS encoding HAD family hydrolase, giving the protein MADRIPAELLVVDLDNTLWDWFRAWYHSFSALLQGLSDATGLPEAELERAIRPIHQSRGTSEYSWLIEELEVLRPYAHGHSLREAFDEALHAQNKARLMHTELYPGVLDTLRAIDATGTPIVAYTESLEYWTHWRIRYLDLDGVIDRLYSSPDHDAPAGVVPEEMRRYKPDAYGLHHTEHHHVPAGVLKPDPIVLQTVVSQYRIDPSKVVYVGDSLDKDVPMAQDVGVLDVWAKYGRVQHMEEYEQLRRVSHWPDAMIAQERSERDKRTPSFILENGLPQLLDIFDFRPRP; this is encoded by the coding sequence TTGGCTGACCGCATCCCCGCGGAACTTCTCGTTGTCGACCTCGATAACACCTTGTGGGACTGGTTCCGAGCGTGGTACCACTCGTTTAGTGCCCTGCTGCAGGGGCTTTCAGACGCGACTGGACTGCCCGAGGCTGAGCTTGAGCGGGCGATCCGGCCGATCCACCAAAGCCGCGGTACCAGCGAGTACTCGTGGCTCATTGAGGAGTTGGAAGTTCTGCGCCCATACGCGCATGGCCACTCCTTGCGAGAAGCCTTCGACGAAGCGCTTCACGCGCAGAACAAGGCACGCCTTATGCACACCGAGCTGTATCCCGGAGTCCTCGACACGCTGCGTGCCATCGACGCCACTGGAACTCCGATCGTCGCCTACACGGAGTCGCTGGAGTACTGGACCCACTGGCGGATTCGTTACCTCGATCTCGACGGCGTGATCGATCGGCTTTACTCTTCGCCCGATCACGACGCTCCTGCGGGCGTGGTTCCCGAAGAGATGCGTCGGTACAAGCCAGACGCCTACGGGCTTCACCACACCGAGCACCACCATGTTCCCGCTGGCGTGCTCAAGCCCGACCCGATCGTTCTCCAGACAGTTGTCTCGCAATACCGCATCGATCCCTCCAAGGTCGTTTACGTCGGAGACAGCCTCGACAAGGATGTCCCGATGGCCCAGGACGTTGGCGTGCTCGACGTCTGGGCGAAGTATGGTCGAGTGCAGCACATGGAGGAGTATGAACAGCTCCGGCGAGTCTCGCACTGGCCCGACGCGATGATCGCGCAGGAGCGATCGGAGCGCGACAAGCGGACACCTTCGTTCATTTTGGAGAATGGTCTACCGCAGCTTCTGGATATCTTCGATTTTCGGCCGCGCCCGTGA
- a CDS encoding DHA2 family efflux MFS transporter permease subunit, which yields MTSAPAQRLGVVAQYALLAGPLLSMLDSSIVNIAIAPIATEMHAELSTVQWVTSGYMLALGTGLALTSFLARRFGTLRTYTIGMLAFTAASVPCGLAPTTDVLIGARVVQGLTGATLVPLAISMLMGSSGASRSISPLAGMLLFLGPALGPSLGGLLIGAFGWRSIFFINLPVGLLAVMAARTIPTGIAPAGQRNTRLDLLGLGLLALGLFGLLFGLDRGESNGWADPASCLPLGAGLLLLTGYVLRSRRTPHPVLDPRILRDRDAALSFVLCAAASVAAWSILFLLPVFLQHVQGYTALMAGIALLPQGILTGLGTVLGQKVADHIGIRYTVLIGFAVLVVSSLGLLTLDATTSLWVTSAILAARSASIGLVITPLLTVVNLHLASEEQADANTVFNVVQRIAGSLGIGLLAGYFATQTATIGPVDALHQVAIIIAAIAATATAVALFLPPRSSTHVRIPADRARRRID from the coding sequence GTGACGAGCGCGCCCGCGCAGCGGTTGGGCGTCGTCGCGCAGTATGCGTTGCTGGCGGGTCCGTTGCTGTCGATGCTCGATTCGAGCATCGTCAACATCGCCATCGCCCCGATCGCCACGGAGATGCACGCCGAGCTCAGCACCGTGCAGTGGGTGACCAGCGGCTACATGCTCGCGCTCGGCACCGGCCTGGCGCTGACGTCGTTCTTGGCGCGTCGCTTCGGCACGCTGCGCACCTACACGATCGGGATGCTCGCGTTCACCGCGGCGTCCGTGCCGTGCGGCCTCGCGCCGACCACCGACGTTCTGATCGGCGCCCGCGTTGTGCAAGGGCTCACCGGTGCCACGCTCGTACCGCTCGCGATAAGCATGCTCATGGGCTCTTCGGGCGCGTCCCGCAGCATCTCCCCGCTGGCGGGGATGCTCCTCTTCCTCGGCCCCGCGCTCGGCCCCAGCCTCGGCGGGCTCCTGATCGGTGCTTTCGGGTGGCGGTCGATCTTCTTCATCAACCTGCCGGTCGGACTTCTCGCCGTGATGGCCGCCCGCACCATCCCGACCGGAATCGCCCCTGCCGGGCAGCGGAACACCCGCCTCGACCTTCTCGGTCTCGGCCTGCTCGCTCTCGGACTGTTCGGTCTGTTGTTCGGACTCGATCGCGGCGAAAGCAACGGCTGGGCCGACCCCGCCTCCTGTCTGCCGCTCGGCGCGGGCCTGCTCCTGCTCACCGGATATGTGCTGCGCTCCCGCCGCACGCCGCATCCGGTGCTCGATCCGCGCATTCTGCGCGATCGTGACGCCGCGCTCTCGTTCGTCCTCTGCGCCGCTGCGTCGGTCGCGGCGTGGTCGATCCTGTTCCTGCTCCCGGTGTTCCTGCAGCACGTTCAGGGCTACACGGCGCTCATGGCCGGGATCGCGCTGCTCCCGCAAGGCATCCTCACCGGCCTCGGCACCGTCCTCGGCCAGAAGGTCGCCGACCACATCGGCATCCGATACACGGTGCTCATCGGCTTCGCTGTGCTCGTGGTCTCCTCCCTCGGCTTGCTCACCCTCGACGCCACGACCTCGCTCTGGGTCACCTCCGCAATCCTCGCTGCCCGTTCCGCCTCGATCGGCCTGGTCATCACCCCGTTGCTGACCGTCGTCAACCTGCACCTGGCATCCGAGGAACAAGCGGACGCGAACACCGTGTTCAACGTCGTCCAACGCATCGCCGGCTCCCTCGGCATCGGACTCCTCGCCGGCTACTTCGCCACCCAGACCGCGACGATCGGCCCCGTCGACGCGCTCCACCAGGTCGCGATCATCATCGCCGCCATCGCGGCCACCGCAACTGCCGTCGCCCTCTTTCTGCCACCCCGCTCGTCAACGCATGTAAGGATCCCCGCAGATCGAGCCAGACGGAGAATTGACTGA
- a CDS encoding MT-A70 family methyltransferase — protein MASPLRADAHPTPFVPLPKVEGGFKTVLADPPWRFANRTGKVAPEHRRLDRYDTMTLEDIKALPVEDTLAKNAHLYLWVPNALLPDGMAVMGAWGFRYVSNIVWAKRRIDGGPDGRGVGFYFRNVTELILFGVRGSMRTLAPARSQVNMIETRKREHSRKPDEQYEFIESCSPGPYLEMFARHKRQGWEAWGNESDVEEVRGKVHRGYTGGAILGPPQYAGVVNG, from the coding sequence ATGGCTTCCCCTCTCCGCGCTGACGCCCACCCCACACCGTTCGTCCCACTACCGAAGGTCGAAGGCGGCTTTAAGACCGTGCTCGCTGATCCCCCGTGGCGATTCGCGAACCGCACTGGGAAGGTCGCGCCCGAGCACCGTCGTCTCGACCGCTACGACACCATGACGCTGGAGGATATCAAGGCACTTCCGGTCGAGGACACCTTGGCGAAGAACGCACATCTATACCTGTGGGTGCCAAACGCGCTCCTGCCCGACGGCATGGCGGTTATGGGGGCGTGGGGCTTCCGTTATGTCAGCAACATTGTCTGGGCGAAGCGCCGCATCGATGGCGGCCCGGATGGGCGCGGCGTGGGCTTCTACTTCCGCAACGTCACGGAGCTCATCTTGTTCGGCGTGCGCGGATCAATGCGGACCCTCGCACCTGCGCGAAGCCAGGTCAATATGATCGAGACCCGCAAGCGCGAGCACTCGCGCAAACCCGATGAGCAGTACGAGTTCATCGAGTCTTGCTCGCCAGGTCCCTATCTCGAGATGTTCGCGCGACACAAGCGTCAGGGCTGGGAAGCCTGGGGTAACGAGTCAGACGTCGAAGAAGTCCGCGGCAAGGTACACCGAGGTTACACCGGCGGCGCTATCCTGGGACCACCTCAGTACGCTGGTGTGGTGAACGGCTGA